The proteins below are encoded in one region of Diorhabda carinulata isolate Delta chromosome 3, icDioCari1.1, whole genome shotgun sequence:
- the LOC130891808 gene encoding heparan sulfate glucosamine 3-O-sulfotransferase 1, with protein sequence MPRMSPTKIETRRGCVRPPHFDILWLPKAAMKSMEGDSSDCVLVVGVSRPKMALAILTIMLISLFFTFHLIYDSALNSLQTRNVEHSRPPVLLLSKRLYPAAARRLPQAIIMGVRKCGTRALLEMLYLHPMIQKAAGEIHFFDRDENYFKGLEWYRMQMPHSYAGQITIEKSPSYFVTPEVPERIRAMNSSIKLLLIVREPVTRAISDYTQLRANAATASPALPTPNPKTFEQLALFPNGSINESYRPLAISIYHNYMHRWLEAFSRDQLLIVNGDLLIEDPVSQIQKIERFLGIEARIGTHNFYFNETKGFFCLRNETSDRCLRETKGRKHPRVDPEVISKLRKYFGEHNQKFYELVGEDLGWPEE encoded by the exons ATGCCTAGAATGAGCCCTACGAAAATAGAGACAAGAAGAGGATGCGTCCGACCGCCACATTTCGATATACT ATGGCTTCCAAAAGCAGCTATGAAATCGATGGAAGGCGATTCTTCAGATTGTGTCTTAGTAGTCGGTGTTTCCCGACCAAAAATGGCCCTAGCAATACTAACAATTATGCTGATCTCGCTCTTCTTTACATTTCATTTGATCTACGACAGTGCCCTTAACAGTCTACAAACAAGAAACGTGGAACATTCAAGGCCTCcagttcttcttctttccaaAAGACTGTACCCTGCTGCTGCCAGAAGACTACCACAG gCTATAATCATGGGAGTAAGAAAATGTGGTACAAGGGCATTACTTGAAATGCTCTATCTACATCCAATGATTCAGAAAGCAGCTGGAGAAATACATTTCTTCGATAGGGACGAAAACTACTTCAAAGGTTTAGAATGGTACAGGATGCAAATGCCACATTCTTACGCGGGACAGATAACGATCGAAAAAAGTCCTAGCTATTTCGTTACGCCAGAA gTCCCTGAACGTATCCGAGCCATGAACTCCAGCATCAAACTACTTCTTATTGTCCGCGAACCAGTTACTCGTGCCATATCGGATTATACTCAGTTACGTGCTAACGCAGCTACAGCTTCGCCCGCTCTACCTACACCGAATCCAAAAACGTTTGAGCAATTGGCGCTCTTTCCCAACGGATCTATAAATGAATCATACAGACCTCTTGCTATATCTATATACCATAACTACATGCACAGATGGCTGGAAGCTTTTTCTAGGGATCAGTTGCTCATTGTCAATGGAGATCTACTTATAGAGGATCCTGTTAGTCAAATTCAGAAGATTGAACGGTTCCTTGGTATAGAAGCCAGAATAGGGAcccataatttttattttaatgaaaccAAAGGGTTCTTCTGTCTCAGGAATGAAACTTCTGATAG ATGCCTGCGAGAAACAAAAGGAAGGAAACACCCAAGAGTAGATCCTGAAGTTATATCGAaacttagaaaatattttggggaacataaccaaaaattttatgagCTTGTCGGAGAAGACCTCGGATGGCCAGAGGAATAA